A stretch of DNA from Juglans microcarpa x Juglans regia isolate MS1-56 chromosome 5D, Jm3101_v1.0, whole genome shotgun sequence:
GTGCTAGCCAACATCCAAGCACCACAGAGAGCAGAAGGACTTTCCTAAGCTAactattgaaggaaaaaaacacAAGTTGTCATTGCACGTACAAGCATAATGGATAGCAAAAGTGCTCGCTACCTGAGCGAGCATTGCAAAATGCAAGAGAGCTCACCTTTAAGGGAGCATTGCAAGCACAAGGGCTTTCCTAAACTAACTATTGAAGGAAAACCTACAAGAAAATACAAGTTATCAACGGAAACTGTCTGGACTTTGGTGAGCAACCTAGATGAAGCACAATATTCTTTATCTTGATGAATATTGTCAAGTGCTCATGTCTTGAGAAAACACCACGGAAAATAAAAGTGCTCGCATCCAGACAAGTACCAAGCAAGCAAAAGTGAAGTGAAAATTCTCGTCCCACACGAGCACCAAGGCGAGCAAAAGAGCTCACCCCTAGGTGAGCACCACGGAGAACGCGCGACTGAGCACCAAGGAAAGCAAAAATTATTGTCCTCAAAACAAGCATCCATGCAAGAAAAAGTAGTTAGTACGTATGTAAGTCCGTCCATGGCTTCCTTGTTAGTTATCTTCCAATACGTATGTACATCTGTCCATGGCTGCAATTTTTCACATGcgatttttagagttttttaattttttgggttTCAAATTCGTTAGTTGATTTCTTTGTATGTAAAATGTAATGGAGAATtttaaggaaaggaaaagagctgttctttgttataatttttgtgaaaagtgttttgtttctTCAGCTCCTGCTGTTGTGGCTTTTGTTGGGAGATCATGTTGTAAGATGCtaaaatttttgtttgtgaATGTGTGAATACTATTTCAATGCAGTACAAGATGAGATGCTATTTTCTTttctgctctttttttttttttttttttttttttgcttttcttctttccttcaaCCTCGATCGGAGTTCCGACCTTCACTTTGATTCCGTGTCAAAGTCGAAATTCAACTTGGCCTCTTACTTTTGGTCGAAGTCAAAAATTGGAGTTAAACTTTTTAACACTATCGGAGAATCCAACCTTAATTTAAAAGGGTCAAAGGAAATGAAGATTTGTATAATTTCTGGGAATGATGCAAGGGAGATTTTACAAGGCTTTGAGaagaagtttttaaaaatttacttttataagatgtttatAGATTAATGAATATGGTATGTACTTCTAGGCCTataattttctctctccctACCAAATGTGTTGCGGTTCTCGTGGACTTTGGTGGTAATATAATGGTGTGTAGAAGTGGTGATTATGAATTTATGATAACCATTTGACAAAagtaaaaagagaaaacaaaatgtcaaaaagtGATTGATCATGAAGTAGAAAGGAAAACCTAAAAACTTTCTTTAGGATAACTCGTACATGATCACGAGCCCTAAACAGAAATCTACAACGCATGTTGGGGCACCCTCCCTTTTACTATGCAGCATTTTCTCCTCCAAAACTTCGTAGCCCACCAAGGTATGGACTGCAAACTGTGGGATACTAGCACACGTGTCATAAAATAACAGGTTGTTCCCAAATGGGCACCTTACTCCCACATACTATCATTATGCCTCCACCAACTTCACCTCTGTGTATCAGTATCTTATTGGGACTTGGGggagaaatgaaatgaagagcCCTAGTCAAGGGGGCATATGGGGACCCATGTCCTACTTGTCACTGATCATCACACTTTTCCCCACGCcctaatacaattttttattttttatttttcacttctaGAAAAGCGCAAATCTTAAAAGCGGATTTGATAAATCCTTTGACGTCCACAAGGAAAGTGAGAGGGAgattctctctaattttttatttatttatttggcgGGTAAATCCCACGCGACCAAAAAGACTTAAAGATTTTCCCGCTTATGTTGTCACTAGCTGACACTTCCAGATCTCTCAAAAAATGAACCAGCATCAGGGTTTTTAGTgggttagttttttttatctaattttttattattatttaatattttattatgatatttttattacttttttaactattatttacaCAATATCTCCAATCATCTCACCTTAATCATTCTTCTTTTCCCATATTcacacaatgcaaacaaactaAAATGGGGTTGGTTTGTTTTTGGGGCCCTCACAGTTTCACATGCCTCCTCAACAGAGAATAGTGAAAAGGGACAAAGGCATTTTTTCTTTAAGGGTGGTTTGTTTGTCATCTCCATTAAAGAAAGATTAGGGCTTTGGACTGTTTTAGAGCTTAAAGTACTTTCCAGTAGAACTTTTATGGCCAAAAAATATCTGGGTCCCTTGTCTTTAATGCAGTCTCTTTGTAAATCTACTGGAGACGCATTTCTTGTTTATTCATGGGTTTGGTTTTTGTAGCTGTAATCCATGTGTAAATTGATAGCTTCGTCAGAATGTTCCAAGCTCTGAGCCCTGCAAGGAAGTGTTTTTGTTGCTTCAAATATTGAATCTTTGGAAGAGTTACTTAAGCTACATTGTTCATCAAGCGGGGATATTGGTAAGAAAATCCTGCATTTGCTTTTGTTAGATCTCTGAAAGTGTCTCAGTTTGCGTAGTGCGTTTCAGTCATTCAATGCTTTGGTTGTGCCCTTAAAAATTGTTCTTTGCTAAATCAGTATTGTATTTCTGACCTCCAGGAAAGGATCAATCTTTTGAGGCTATGGTCTCCAAATGTTTACTTGTTTGTGAGCTAAAAGTATACGGTTGGTGAATACGTTTAGGGATTTTTATTCCAATGTTTATCCTAAGTTCTTGGTTTTGCTTACCTAAGTGGAGATTACTCATGCTTCTGAAGAAAGGTTGTTGCATGTCTATTGTCTTTTCCGCAGCTTagtcggttttttttttttttttttaacttgattCTTTAAGAGCTTAAAAGAGccattttctttactttctgtAGGCTGTTTCTCATAATATTGAAGAAAGAGCTGCTGTGTCGTGGgttcagttttcttttttcagtaaGTGGTCTGGAAATCAATTGGGTCTGTTTGAAATATGTGAGTTAGTAGCTGAAAAGCTTTCTTATGTTCTTGAGCTTCTCTCCGTACCTAGGTGGAGCCATTGATAGGATTGGCATGAAGCTCATCAAGCTTTTAGTTGCATCCCTGTTTTTTCTCTCTGCCATGGGGCAGCTTCCTTCACAGGACATTTTGGCGCTGCTCGAATTCAAGAAAGGAATCAAGCATGATCCCACTGGTTATGTTCTGAATTCATGGAATGAGGAGTCTATTGATTTTGATGGCTGCCCTACTTCTTGGAACGGAATTGCTTGTAATGGTGGAAATGTTGCTGGGGTTGTTCTTAATAACTTGGGTCTCTCAGCTGATGCGGACTTGAGTGTATTTTCAAATCTCACGAAGCTTGTGAGACTCTCCATGTCAAACAATTCCATGACGGGCATGATTCCGAACAATATTGCAGACTTGAAAAGCCTTGAGTTTCTAGACATATCTAATAATCTGTTTTCCTTGTCTTTGCCAACGGGGATTGGCAGGTTAGCAAGCCTAAGGAACCTCTCATTGGCTGGGAACAACTTCTCTGGCTCAATTCCGGATTCTATATCTGGTCTTACCTCAATCCAGTCTATGGACTTGAGCCGTAATTCCTTTTCTGGTTCACTGCCATCagcatttacaaaattaaataaccTTGTATCTCTAAATCTATCTTTGAATGGCTTTAACAAGAGAATACCTAAAGGTTTTGAGCTAATTAATAGTCTTGAGCTGCTTGACTTGCATGGAAACATGCTCAATGGTCAGCTGGATGTGGAATTCTTGCTTCTATCAAGTGCAACCCACGTTGATTTCAGTGGTAACATGCTAGTTAGTTCTAGTTCACAGCAGCAAAAATTTTTACCACAAATTTCTGAGACTATCAAGTATTTGAATCTTAGCCACAATCAGCTCAAGGGATCACTGGTGAGTGGAGGTGAGCCACAGGTCTTTGAAAACTTGAAGGTGCTGGATCTGAGCTACAATCAGCTCTCTGGAGAATTGCCTGGATTTAATTTTGTCTATGAACTCCAAGTCCTGAAGCTCAGCAACAACGGATTCTCAGGGTTCATTCCTAATGGTCTGTTGAAAGGAGATTCTTTGGTGTTAACTGAACTGGATTTGAGTGCCAATAATTTGTCAGGTACTTATAACAGCTAATTTGGTTTTCCCAGACTGAAATTCATAATACATTTTATGTTCACTTGAATGGTTCTTGTTGCTACTATGTGATATAAATTATTGAGTCTCTCACAGTCATGTTCATCTTTCAGGGCCGATAAGTATGATCACGTCGACAACCCTGCACTTTCTTAATCTCTCCTCAAATGGGCTCACAGGCGAGCTTCCTTTGCTGACTGGAAGTTGTGCGGTACTTGATCTATCCAATaacaaatttgaaggaaatttAACCAGAATGGTAAAATGGGGGAACATTGAATTCCTTGATCTCAGTCAGAACCAATTAACAGGGCCGATCCCTGAGTTTGCCCCTCAGTTTTTGCGTTTAAATTATCTCAACCTTTCCCATAATTCTCTTGTTAGCTCTCTTCCTACTGTTATCACACATTATCCGAAGCTTAGAGTTCTTGATCTCAGTTCCAACCAGCTAAATGGTCATCTTCTAGCTGATCTGTTGACAATGCCCACTCTGCAGGAGATTcatcttgaaaataatttactGAGTGGTGATATTAAGTTTTCTCCTCCTTCCCCTGGAGAAAGCAATCTTCAGATTCTTGATCTTTCTCGTAACCAGTTTAGTGGCTATTTTCCCGATCAATTTGGGGCATTGACTGGACTTCAAGTACTCAATATTGCTGGAAATAACTTTTCTGGTTCTCTGCCAACTTCCATGGCTGACATGAGCTCAATAAGCTCATTGGATATATCACAGAACCACTTTACAGGTTCTTTACCAAACAACTTGCCTAACAGCCTCGTAAGCTTTAATGCTTCATATAATGATCTTTCAGGGTTTGTCCCTGAAAACCTGAGAAAGTTCCCAAGTTCTTCTTTCTACCCTGGAAATAATAAGTTAAGTTTTCCTAGAGGTTCTTCTGGAGGAACCAATTATCCAGATGAAAATCACAAGAGGAGATCAATGAACACTATTGTCAAAGTGATAATTATAGTTGCATGTGTGGTTGCTGTTTTCATTCTTATCCTTCTTGTTATCTTCATACGTTACATTCGTATATCAAGGAGACCTCCACCAGAACACAAAATAGATAAAGACATTCGCCGGCGAGCTCAACCAAACCCCTCCGCACTTACTGGAGCAGAGAGTGGTGGTGTTTTGGTAGTTTCAGCTGAGGATCTTGTGGCTTCACGGAAAGGATCGACATCTGGGATAATCAGTCCCGATGAGAAAATGGCTGCTGTAACTGGCTTCTCCCCATCAAAGGCTAGCCACTTCTCTTGGTCACCAGAATCTGGGGATTCGTTCATTGCTGAGCACTTTGCAAGGTTAGATGTGAGGTCACCAGATCGATTGGTTGGTGAGCTTCATTTTCTCGATGATACCATCACACTGACACCTGAGGAGCTGTCTAGGGCCCCGGCAGAAGTATTGGGGAGAAGCAGCCATGGGACTTCTTATAGGGCAACTCTGGATAATGGGGTGTTCTTGACAGTTAAGTGGTTGAGAGAAGGGGTAGCAAAACAGAGAAAGGAGTTTGCTAAGGAGGCTAAAAAATTTGCAAACATCAGGCATCCGAATGTGGTGGGTTTGAGAGGGTACTATTGGGGGCCCACACAACATGAAAAGCTCATTCTTTCAGATTATGTCTCGCCTGGAAGTCTTGCAAGCTTTCTTTATGGTAACATTCTTCTCTTAGTCTGTTTACcgatcaaaagaaaaacattttctcCTTTACCTTGCTTTGATTCTACTGTTGTCGTGGGATGTATTTAGTCATGGACATTATAATCTGTAAAAGGTGGAGCTATCTTTGCCATGGTTACTATGAGGGGTGTGCACAGAGCCTATGATCTCCTTTTAATCTATATATCTAAACATAGCTTTTGGTACACACATCGGATCACTTTGTAGTGGACCTTGTCTGAGTCCTAAAAATAATCTTGCACATGGTTTCTTGATCTGgtgaaagaaataaagatgaagtaattacaaaaatatcaagtTTGTTAAGTTAGTAAGTATAGATTGAAGCTAGAGATCATGTCCAAAAGCACTTTGTCTGTATCCTTTCTCATCCAAgaatttttggtggggtttttaagtatttaaggaGATCTGCCTCGAGTGCAGAAGTCTTTTTTACCCTTTTGCAATTACACATCATTATTAAATTAGTGTCAGTAAACTTACACCTAAAACACCTCAAAAGGGAAAACTATGTTAGTCCTGTGCATATGCCTTGGTTTTCTTCTGGGTGGGAAACTTAACTTTACCTGTTGATACAATCTGTACGAGCTCAGTAATATTGCTTGTTTCAAGTGAGATGCGTTCTTAGTTGACTGGCACACTAGCATGATTTCAGCATGGTG
This window harbors:
- the LOC121265013 gene encoding LRR receptor-like serine/threonine-protein kinase GHR1, giving the protein MKLIKLLVASLFFLSAMGQLPSQDILALLEFKKGIKHDPTGYVLNSWNEESIDFDGCPTSWNGIACNGGNVAGVVLNNLGLSADADLSVFSNLTKLVRLSMSNNSMTGMIPNNIADLKSLEFLDISNNLFSLSLPTGIGRLASLRNLSLAGNNFSGSIPDSISGLTSIQSMDLSRNSFSGSLPSAFTKLNNLVSLNLSLNGFNKRIPKGFELINSLELLDLHGNMLNGQLDVEFLLLSSATHVDFSGNMLVSSSSQQQKFLPQISETIKYLNLSHNQLKGSLVSGGEPQVFENLKVLDLSYNQLSGELPGFNFVYELQVLKLSNNGFSGFIPNGLLKGDSLVLTELDLSANNLSGPISMITSTTLHFLNLSSNGLTGELPLLTGSCAVLDLSNNKFEGNLTRMVKWGNIEFLDLSQNQLTGPIPEFAPQFLRLNYLNLSHNSLVSSLPTVITHYPKLRVLDLSSNQLNGHLLADLLTMPTLQEIHLENNLLSGDIKFSPPSPGESNLQILDLSRNQFSGYFPDQFGALTGLQVLNIAGNNFSGSLPTSMADMSSISSLDISQNHFTGSLPNNLPNSLVSFNASYNDLSGFVPENLRKFPSSSFYPGNNKLSFPRGSSGGTNYPDENHKRRSMNTIVKVIIIVACVVAVFILILLVIFIRYIRISRRPPPEHKIDKDIRRRAQPNPSALTGAESGGVLVVSAEDLVASRKGSTSGIISPDEKMAAVTGFSPSKASHFSWSPESGDSFIAEHFARLDVRSPDRLVGELHFLDDTITLTPEELSRAPAEVLGRSSHGTSYRATLDNGVFLTVKWLREGVAKQRKEFAKEAKKFANIRHPNVVGLRGYYWGPTQHEKLILSDYVSPGSLASFLYDRPGRKGPPLTWVQRLKIAVDVARGLNYLHFDRAVPHGNIKATNILLDGPDLNARIADYCLHRLMTQAGTIEQILDAGVLGYRAPELAASKKPLPSFKSDVYAFGVILLELLTGRCAGDVISGEEGGVDLTDWVQLSVAEGRGSDCFDPAMTPEMGNPAAEKGMKEVLGIALRCIRSVSDRPGIKNIYEDLSSI